The Mercurialis annua linkage group LG2, ddMerAnnu1.2, whole genome shotgun sequence genome contains a region encoding:
- the LOC126668453 gene encoding uncharacterized protein LOC126668453, with protein sequence MQYIMEGIMEENNLAEVLDAEVVYEEEEVSEDHEIGLEELEQAPPWIDDEAIHVREELEEVNLGTSEEPQVTFVSKNLEVGLKTKLTVLLQEYKDCFAWQYSDMPGLSRTLVEHRLPIKPEFQPYRQPPRRVSKEVELKVKEEIEKLCKAGFIRPAKYSNWLANVVPVVKKNGKLRICIDFRDLNEATPKDIYAMPIADTLIDATANHSLLSFMDCFAGYNQIMVAKEDISKTAFRCPGSIGTFEWVVMPFGLRNAGATYQRAMNAIFHDLLGKTMEVYIDDVVVKSKLMKDHLKNLEEAFRRMRVHCLKLNPLKCAFGVKAGNFLGFLVHERGIEVDQNKTKAIREAKPPRNKTELQRFLGQVNYLRRFISNLAGKTKVFSELLKLKKEDVFRWETIHQEAFDEIKDYLMKPPVLMPPKKGIPLRLYISAAEGSIGCLLAQSNQDGHEQAIYYLSRSMTSTEVRYTPIMKLCLALFFACTKLRHYLLNNRVYVVSQTDLMKYMLNKPVLSGNIGKWLLSLADFHLIYHPQKSVKGQALADFLADHPCINLGDESKFDLPVFMNEHRPWMLKFDGSSTDRSAGAGIIIVSPSGAKTSLSFNLDFECTNNQSEYEALIIGLEILLDLGAKKVKIIGDSQLVIRQVSGEYKCMSYSLTSYYAIAIQLIESFEEVELVHVPREENWEADELSQLASGLRLSEELTHRLVMDWRRDIKKYLENPSKKMMYKVRVRAVNYVLIEDVLYRRGFDNLLLRCLGTTEALEVMKQTHEGVCGAHQSGVKMRWLIRRHGYFWPSILKDCMTFAKGCQSCQRYGNIQRLPAAELKSVIKPWPFRGWAIDLIGKIYPPSSKNHSFIIVATDYFTKWVVAKPLVKTEQKDVIKFIKEEIIHQFGIPQSVTTDQGTMFTGKEMQEFATDYGIKLLTSTPYYAQANGQAESSNKIIINIVQKMLEENPKDWHRILSEALWAYRTSRRNATGVSPFMLTYGHDAVLPMEVVVRSLRVAKQNHLTPEDYNETMMMELENLEEGRLQALNNMIIQKKKVSRSYNKKVRPKTFQEDELVWKLILPPGTKDREYGKWSTNWEGPFLVHKVMKGNAYWLSSLEGEPHRKFINGKYLKKYTPTIWEKYNLEMT encoded by the coding sequence ATGCAGTACATTATGGAAGGAATTATGGAGGAAAACAATTTGGCAGAGGTTCTAGATGCTGAAGTggtttatgaagaagaagaagtttctGAAGATCATGAGATTGGCTTGGAGGAGCTAGAACAAGCACCTCCTTGGATAGATGATGAAGCCATCCATGTTAGAGAGGAGTTAGAAGAAGTGAATCTTGGAACCTCTGAGGAACCTCAGGTAACTTTTGTTAGTAAAAACCTAGAGGttggtttaaaaacaaaattaactgtACTTTTGCAGGAATACAAAGATTGCTTTGCATGGCAATATTCTGATATGCCGGGGTTAAGCAGGACATTGGTAGAACATCGGCTTCCTATTAAGCCCGAGTTTCAGCCATACCGCCAACCTCCAAGAAGAGTGTCAAAAGAAGTTGAATTAAAGGTAAAAgaggaaattgaaaaattgtgtaAAGCAGGCTTTATTAGGCCTGCTAAATATAGTAATTGGTTAGCAAATGTTGTTCCAGTGGTTAAAAAGAATGGAAAACTTAGAATATGCATAGACTTTAGGGACTTAAATGAAGCAACTCCTAAAGATATTTATGCCATGCCAATTGCTGACACCCTTATTGATGCTACAGCTAATCATTCTCTTTTGTCTTTTATGGATTGTTTTGCTGGATATAACCAGATTATGGTGGCTAAAGAagacatctccaaaacggcATTTAGATGTCCAGGATCTATTGGGACATTTGAATGGGTGGTCATGCCGTTTGGTTTACGTAATGCTGGtgcaacatatcagagggctATGAATGCCATCTTCCACGACCTCTTAGGTAAAACTATGGAGGTTTATATTGATGATGTTGttgtaaaatcaaaactaatgaAAGATCATTTGAAAAATCTAGAGGAAGCATTTAGGAGGATGAGAGTTCACTGTTTAAAACTCAATCCTCTGAAATGCGCCTTTGGtgtaaaagctggaaattttttggggtttttggtcCATGAAAGAGGCATTGAAGTggaccaaaacaaaaccaaagctaTTCGAGAAGCTAAACCGCCTAGAAATAAAACAGAACTTCAGAGGTTTCTTGGGCAGGTTAATTACTTAAGGAGATTTATATCTAATCTTGCAGGAAAAACAAAAGTGTTCTCAGAActgttgaaattaaaaaaggagGATGTCTTCAGATGGGAAACCATCCATCAAGAGGCTTTTGATGAAATTAAAGATTATCTAATGAAGCCTCCTGTATTGATGCCTCCCAAAAAGGGTATACCTCTGAGGTTGTACATTTCAGCAGCGGAAGGTTCAATTGGGTGTCTGCTAGCCCAGAGCAACCAAGATGGACATGAACAGGCTATTTATTATTTGAGCCGTTCGATGACATCTACAGAGGTTAGATACACTCCTATCATGAAATTGTGTCTGGCTTTGTTTTTTGCCTGCACTAAGTTAAGACACTATCTGCTTAATAATAGAGTCTATGTGGTGTCTCAAACCGACTTGATGAAATATATGCTAAACAAACCTGTTTTATCAGGAAATATTGGAAAGTGGTTATTAAGTTTGGCAGACTTTCATTTGATTTATCATCCCCAGAAGTCGGTCAAAGGTCAGGCTCTAGCAGATTTCCTAGCCGACCATCCATGTATAAACCTAGGAGATGAAAGTAAATTTGACTTACCGGTTTTTATGAATGAACATAGACCTTGGATGCTTAAATTTGATGGGTCTAGTACAGATAGGTCTGCGGGTGCTGGAATCATAATAGTATCACCTTCTGGAGCTAAGACCTCCTTGTCTTTTAATCTTGACTTTGAATGTACAAACAATCAATCTGAGTATGAGGCTTTGATTATTGGATTAGAAATCCTCCTAGATCTaggtgctaaaaaggtcaaaataaTTGGAGATTCTCAATTGGTTATTAGACAAGTGTCTGGCGAATATAAATGTATGAGTTACTCTTTAACTTCTTATTATGCTATTGCTATACAGTTAATAGAGAGTTTTGAAGAGGTTGAATTAGTACATGTTCCTAGAGAGGAAAATTGGGAGGCCGATGAATTATCACAGCTAGCATCTGGCCTACGTCTGTCGGAGGAGTTAACTCACCGACTAGTAATGGATTGGAGGAGAGACATTAAAAAGTACCTGGAGAATCCTAGCAAGAAGATGATGTATAAAGTAAGAGTGAGAGCTGTTAACTACGTGCTCATAGAAGATGTTTTATACAGAAGAGGATTCGACAACCTATTGCTAAGATGCCTTGGAACTACAGAGGCACTAGAGGTCATGAAACAAACTCATGAGGGAGTTTGTGGAGCACATCAATCTGGAGTGAAAATGAGATGGCTGATCCGAAGACATGGTTACTTCTGGCCATCTATCCTAAAAGATTGCATGACTTTTGCAAAGGGTTGTCAATCGTGCCAAAGGTATGGAAACATACAAAGACTTCCAGCTGCTGAGTTGAAGTCTGTCATCAAACCATGGCCATTCAGAGGTTGGGCCATAGATTTGATAGGTAAAATATATCCTCCATCTTCTAAAAATCACAGTTTCATAATTGTAGCTACTGATTACTTTACCAAATGGGTAGTCGCTAAGCCATTGGTAAAGACAGAGCAAAAAgatgttattaaatttattaaagaggAAATTATTCATCAATTTGGAATTCCACAATCAGTAACTACTGACCAGGGCACAATGTTCACTGGTAAGGAGATGCAAGAATTTGCCActgattatggaataaaattattgacCTCTACACCTTATTATGCTCAGGCCAATGGCCAAGCTGAatcttctaataaaattatcatcaaCATAGTTCAAAAAATGTTGGAAGAAAATCCAAAGGATTGGCATCGGATTTTATCAGAAGCACTCTGGGCATATCGCACCTCTAGGCGAAATGCTACTGGAGTAAGTCCATTTATGCTAACCTATGGTCATGATGCAGTGTTACCCATGGAGGTGGTGGTGAGGTCATTGAGAGTAGCTAAGCAGAATCATTTGACTCCAGAAGATTACAATGAAACCATGATGATGGAGTTAGAAAATCTAGAAGAAGGGAGACTTCAGGCTTTAAACAATATGATAATACAGAAGAAGAAAGTCTCCAGAAGCTACAACAAGAAAGTTAGACCTAAGACATTTCAAGAAGATGAGCTAGTATGGAAGTTGATCTTACCCCCTGGTACTAAAGATAGAGAATATGGGAAATGGTCTACTAATTGGGAAGGGCCATTCTTAGTCCACAAGGTGATGAAGGGGAATGCGTACTGGCTATCAAGTCTAGAGGGTGAGCCTCatagaaaatttattaatgGAAAGTACTTGAAGAAATACACTCCCACCATCTGGGAGAAATACAACTTAGAAATGActtaa